From a single Alloactinosynnema sp. L-07 genomic region:
- a CDS encoding CaiB/BaiF CoA-transferase family protein has product MKPLDGMVVVSLEQAVAVPYATRLLADLGARVIKIERPGKGDFARDYDTSCGTVSSYFAWTNVGKESVVVDLKHASGAAIVANLIARADVVMCNLSPGAARRLGLDADSVRAAHPRLVVAKLSSYGEGGPYSERKAFDALIQSETGLVATTGSGPWMARAGISVADIAAGVQLHAAVLAALVRRGRTGEGATLRLTLMEALAEWMHQPALYANGTGTAPARHGAHHPTIAPYGPFLCGDDESVHLAVQNDGQWRRLCGLAALPGLADDPRFATVTARVANRDELHAELQPFFTSTTADALLSALDTSDVPAARTREVGELTAHPQLTARERWSKVSVPGGTVPMLRPPVDTDGWEWSAAAVPDLGAHTDEVLSWLDYPASRIAELREQGAIG; this is encoded by the coding sequence GTGAAGCCGCTCGACGGGATGGTCGTGGTCAGCCTGGAACAGGCGGTCGCGGTGCCGTACGCGACCCGGCTGCTGGCCGACCTGGGCGCCCGCGTGATCAAGATCGAGCGGCCGGGCAAAGGCGACTTCGCCCGCGACTACGACACCTCGTGCGGGACGGTGTCGAGCTACTTCGCGTGGACCAACGTCGGCAAGGAGTCGGTGGTCGTCGACCTCAAGCACGCCTCGGGCGCCGCGATCGTGGCCAACCTGATCGCACGGGCCGACGTGGTGATGTGCAACCTGTCGCCGGGCGCGGCGCGGCGGCTGGGCCTGGACGCCGACTCGGTGCGGGCGGCGCATCCCCGGCTGGTCGTGGCGAAGCTGTCGTCCTACGGCGAAGGCGGCCCATACAGCGAGCGCAAGGCGTTCGACGCGCTGATCCAGTCCGAGACCGGACTCGTCGCGACCACCGGGTCGGGTCCGTGGATGGCGCGCGCGGGTATCTCGGTTGCCGACATCGCCGCCGGGGTCCAGCTGCACGCGGCGGTGCTGGCCGCGCTGGTCCGGCGGGGCCGCACCGGCGAGGGCGCGACGCTGCGGCTGACGCTGATGGAGGCGCTGGCCGAGTGGATGCACCAGCCCGCCCTCTATGCCAACGGGACCGGCACCGCACCCGCCAGGCACGGCGCCCACCACCCGACCATCGCGCCGTACGGACCGTTCCTGTGCGGGGATGATGAGTCGGTGCACCTGGCGGTCCAGAACGACGGCCAGTGGCGCAGGCTGTGCGGCCTGGCCGCGCTGCCTGGGCTGGCCGACGACCCGCGGTTCGCGACGGTCACCGCCCGAGTGGCCAACCGGGACGAACTCCACGCCGAACTCCAGCCGTTCTTCACCTCGACGACCGCCGACGCCCTGCTGTCCGCTTTGGACACCTCCGACGTCCCTGCCGCCCGGACCAGGGAGGTCGGGGAGCTGACGGCGCATCCCCAGCTGACGGCCCGTGAACGGTGGTCGAAGGTGTCGGTTCCGGGTGGAACGGTGCCGATGCTGCGTCCCCCGGTCGACACCGACGGGTGGGAGTGGTCGGCTGCCGCGGTGCCCGACCTGGGCGCGCACACCGACGAGGTCCTGTCCTGGCTGGACTACCCCGCCTCCCGGATCGCCGAACTGCGCGAGCAAGGCGCCATCGGCTAG
- the fdhD gene encoding formate dehydrogenase accessory sulfurtransferase FdhD, with protein MGRVTVRRPVVRLTEDGRRTRPDALAAEEPLEIRVGGKPLAVTMRTPGSDVELAHGFLLTEGVIGDRSDVSVARYCDGADEDGRNTYNVLDVTLADGVPAPDPGVERNFYTTSSCGVCGKAALDAVRLRTRHSPATDPVTVSASALRSLPDQLREQQKVFATTGGLHAAGLFTAAGEPLVVREDVGRHNAVDKVVGWAVLERRVPLAGTVLLVSGRASFELVQKAAMAGIPVLAAVSAPSSLAVDLAEEQGITLVGFLRGDGMNVYAGLGRIG; from the coding sequence ATGGGACGAGTGACAGTGCGCAGACCGGTCGTGCGGCTGACCGAAGACGGCAGGCGCACCCGCCCGGACGCGCTGGCCGCCGAGGAGCCGCTGGAGATCCGGGTCGGCGGGAAGCCGCTCGCGGTCACCATGCGCACCCCCGGCAGCGACGTCGAGCTGGCCCACGGGTTCCTGCTGACCGAAGGCGTGATCGGCGACCGGTCCGACGTCTCGGTCGCCCGCTACTGCGACGGCGCCGACGAGGACGGCCGCAATACCTACAACGTCCTCGACGTGACCCTTGCCGACGGCGTGCCCGCGCCGGACCCGGGCGTCGAGCGCAACTTCTACACGACGTCCTCGTGCGGCGTGTGCGGCAAGGCAGCGCTGGACGCGGTACGGCTGCGGACCCGCCACTCCCCCGCCACCGACCCGGTGACGGTGTCCGCGTCGGCGCTGCGGTCCCTGCCGGACCAGCTGCGGGAACAGCAGAAGGTGTTCGCCACGACCGGCGGCCTGCACGCGGCCGGACTGTTCACCGCGGCCGGTGAGCCGCTGGTGGTCCGGGAGGACGTCGGCAGGCACAACGCGGTCGACAAGGTGGTCGGCTGGGCCGTGCTGGAGCGGCGAGTGCCGCTGGCGGGCACGGTGCTGCTGGTGTCCGGACGGGCCTCGTTCGAGCTGGTGCAGAAGGCGGCGATGGCCGGGATCCCGGTGCTCGCCGCGGTGTCGGCGCCGTCGTCGCTGGCCGTTGACCTGGCCGAGGAGCAGGGGATCACGCTGGTCGGGTTCCTGCGCGGGGACGGCATGAACGTGTACGCGGGCCTCGGGCGGATCGGGTGA
- a CDS encoding alpha-lytic protease prodomain-containing protein has translation MNRKITAAALAALSVAGLATALAITPSAAAKPVSDLEAALARDLNLTPEQAQQRLGKERAAASAEATLRGELGPAFAGAWLNADSILTVAVTDATKADKIRARGAVPQTVARSQGQLDALKDKLDGNAKAAPKSVPGWFVDAQSNTVVVLSHAGGESAARAWAQASGVDGVRVTASTESPKPLIDIIGGNAYSFGSGRCSIGFAVEGGFVTAGHCGRAGTATTNPTGSVVASSFPGNDYAWVRAAAGNTPRALVNRYPGTVPVAGATESPVGASVCRSGSTTGWRCGTIQQKNASVTYPEGTITGLTRTNACAEPGDSGGSWITGDQAQGVTSGGSGNCTSGGTIYFQPLGEILSAYGLRLVTTGTPPTSTTPPTSTTQPTSTTQPPGGTWAPYVAYAAGAQVTYGGSRYAAWQGHTSQPGWEPPNVPALWRRL, from the coding sequence ATGAACCGCAAGATCACCGCCGCCGCCCTGGCGGCCTTGAGCGTCGCGGGCCTGGCCACCGCGCTCGCCATCACACCCTCGGCCGCCGCGAAACCGGTGTCGGACCTGGAAGCGGCCCTCGCCCGCGACCTGAACCTGACCCCGGAGCAAGCCCAGCAGCGACTAGGCAAGGAACGCGCCGCCGCGAGCGCCGAGGCCACCCTGCGCGGCGAGCTCGGTCCGGCGTTCGCGGGCGCCTGGCTCAACGCCGACAGCATCCTCACCGTCGCGGTCACCGACGCGACCAAGGCCGACAAGATCCGGGCCAGGGGTGCCGTCCCGCAGACGGTCGCACGCAGCCAGGGGCAACTCGACGCGCTCAAGGACAAGCTCGACGGCAACGCCAAGGCCGCGCCCAAGAGCGTCCCCGGCTGGTTCGTCGACGCCCAGAGCAACACCGTCGTCGTGCTGTCGCACGCGGGCGGCGAGTCCGCGGCGCGGGCGTGGGCCCAGGCCAGCGGTGTCGACGGGGTGCGGGTGACGGCCTCGACCGAGTCGCCCAAGCCGCTGATCGACATCATCGGGGGCAACGCGTACTCCTTCGGCAGCGGACGCTGCTCGATCGGTTTCGCCGTCGAGGGTGGCTTCGTCACCGCCGGGCACTGCGGCCGGGCGGGCACCGCCACCACCAACCCGACCGGCTCGGTCGTGGCGTCCAGCTTCCCCGGCAACGACTACGCCTGGGTCCGCGCGGCGGCGGGCAACACCCCGCGCGCGCTGGTCAACCGCTACCCCGGCACCGTGCCGGTCGCGGGCGCCACGGAGTCCCCGGTCGGCGCCTCGGTCTGCCGGTCGGGCTCCACCACCGGCTGGCGCTGCGGCACGATCCAGCAGAAGAACGCGTCCGTCACCTACCCCGAGGGCACCATCACGGGTCTGACCAGGACGAACGCGTGCGCCGAGCCGGGTGACTCCGGCGGCTCGTGGATCACCGGCGACCAGGCCCAGGGCGTGACCTCGGGCGGCTCTGGCAACTGCACCTCGGGCGGCACGATCTACTTCCAGCCGCTCGGCGAGATCCTGTCGGCCTACGGCCTGCGCCTGGTGACCACCGGGACCCCGCCGACCAGCACGACCCCGCCTACCAGCACCACGCAACCGACCAGCACCACCCAGCCCCCCGGCGGTACCTGGGCGCCGTACGTCGCCTACGCGGCGGGCGCCCAGGTCACCTACGGAGGGTCCCGATACGCGGCCTGGCAGGGACACACCTCCCAGCCGGGCTGGGAACCGCCGAACGTTCCGGCGTTGTGGCGACGCCTGTGA
- a CDS encoding NAD(P)/FAD-dependent oxidoreductase: MTDRYDVVIVGGGHNALVAAAYLAKAGRSVVVLERLGHTGGAAVSASPFPGVRLSRYSYLVSLLPDRIVADLGLRLDLRSRSVSSYTPAFRDGAATGLLVERAPGQATAESFRALTGGDKEYAAWQEFYGDLARLAEVLAPTLLEPLPTRDAARSLVVGAAGERVWRQVFDQPLGASIEETFADDLVRGVVATDGLIGTYTSLSSESLLANRCFLYHLIGNATGEWRVPVGGMGAVTAELLRAALAAGAEVVTGAEVTKIEADGRSAEVTVGERVVGADFVLSGVAPAVLDRLRGRESASPVGAQLKINVLLDRLPRLKSGVDPRQAFAGTFHLDESYSELENAYQATVSGKLPEFLPGEMYCHTLTDPSILDPALAGRGAQTLTLFGLHLPTSLFPTTEDLAGSYLAGLDRYLVDPIADCVARDADGHPCVEVRTPLDLEAELNMPAGNIFHGDLSWPYADEGGWGVETDVANLLICGAGARRGGGVSGIGGHNAAMAVLSPG; encoded by the coding sequence ATGACGGACCGGTATGACGTGGTGATCGTCGGCGGCGGGCACAACGCCCTGGTCGCCGCCGCCTACCTGGCCAAGGCGGGTCGCTCGGTGGTGGTCTTGGAGCGGCTGGGTCATACCGGAGGGGCCGCGGTGAGCGCGAGCCCGTTCCCTGGCGTGCGGCTCTCGCGGTACTCCTACCTGGTCAGCCTGCTGCCGGACCGGATCGTCGCGGACCTGGGACTGCGCCTGGACCTACGCTCGCGGTCGGTCTCGTCTTACACACCAGCTTTCCGCGACGGCGCCGCGACCGGCCTGCTCGTGGAGCGCGCGCCCGGCCAGGCGACGGCGGAGTCGTTCCGCGCGCTGACCGGCGGGGACAAGGAATACGCGGCCTGGCAGGAGTTCTACGGCGACCTCGCGCGGCTCGCCGAGGTCTTGGCGCCCACGCTGCTGGAGCCGTTGCCCACCCGGGACGCGGCCCGGTCACTGGTGGTCGGCGCGGCGGGGGAGCGGGTCTGGCGACAGGTGTTCGACCAGCCGCTCGGGGCGTCGATCGAGGAGACCTTCGCCGACGACCTGGTGCGCGGCGTGGTCGCCACCGACGGCCTGATCGGCACCTACACGTCGCTGTCGAGTGAGAGCCTGTTGGCCAACAGGTGTTTCCTCTACCACCTGATCGGCAACGCCACCGGCGAGTGGCGCGTCCCGGTCGGCGGCATGGGCGCGGTGACGGCGGAACTGCTGCGCGCGGCACTCGCGGCGGGCGCGGAGGTGGTCACCGGCGCTGAGGTCACCAAGATCGAGGCGGACGGCCGGTCGGCCGAGGTCACCGTGGGGGAGCGGGTAGTCGGCGCCGACTTCGTGTTGTCCGGGGTCGCACCCGCTGTCCTCGACCGCCTGCGCGGTCGGGAATCGGCGTCGCCGGTGGGCGCCCAGCTGAAGATCAACGTGCTGCTCGACCGGCTGCCCCGACTCAAGTCGGGCGTCGATCCGCGGCAGGCGTTCGCGGGCACCTTCCACCTCGACGAGTCCTATTCGGAGCTGGAGAACGCCTACCAGGCAACGGTTTCGGGCAAGCTGCCGGAGTTTCTGCCCGGTGAGATGTACTGCCACACGCTGACCGATCCGTCCATTTTGGACCCGGCGCTGGCCGGGCGGGGAGCCCAGACCTTGACCCTGTTCGGCCTGCACCTGCCGACGTCGCTGTTCCCCACCACCGAGGACCTGGCGGGCAGCTACCTGGCCGGACTCGACCGCTACCTGGTCGACCCCATCGCCGACTGCGTAGCCCGCGACGCCGACGGCCACCCGTGCGTCGAGGTGCGCACGCCACTGGACCTGGAGGCCGAACTGAACATGCCCGCCGGCAACATCTTCCACGGCGACCTGTCATGGCCGTACGCCGACGAGGGCGGCTGGGGCGTGGAGACCGACGTGGCGAACCTGCTCATCTGCGGGGCAGGCGCGCGCCGGGGCGGCGGCGTGAGCGGCATCGGCGGCCACAACGCGGCGATGGCCGTGCTGTCACCAGGCTGA
- a CDS encoding mycoredoxin, which yields MSAPTTLTMYSTTWCGYCRRLKTLLKADGIEFVEVDIEETPNAAEFVMSVNGGNQTVPTLHFPSGAALTNPSLAEVKELLAA from the coding sequence ATGTCGGCACCCACCACCCTCACCATGTACTCGACCACCTGGTGCGGCTACTGCCGCAGGCTCAAGACCCTGCTGAAGGCCGACGGCATCGAGTTCGTCGAGGTCGACATCGAGGAGACCCCGAACGCGGCGGAGTTCGTGATGAGCGTCAACGGCGGCAACCAGACGGTGCCCACGCTGCACTTCCCCAGCGGTGCCGCGCTGACCAACCCGAGCCTGGCCGAGGTCAAGGAGTTGCTCGCCGCGTAG
- a CDS encoding FdhF/YdeP family oxidoreductase, which yields MRKPPDKDVAESDLTVTTPKEWAAGIPGVAVALKRGVEQMGVVRTAKTLRLLNQREGFDCPGCAWPEPRGNRHVAEFCENGAKAVAEEATKRRVGPEFFAAHAVADLAERTDYWLGAQGRLTDPMVLRAGATHYEPISWDDAFTLIADQLRALSTPDEAVFYTSGRTSNEAAFLYQLFARSFGTNNLPDCSNMCHESSGAALNETIGVGKGSVSLADFEQAALILVVGQNPGTNHPRMLSALEAAKRAGAKIIAVNPLPEAGLLRFKNPQKPGGLLGKGTELADEFCQIRLGGDQALFQAIGHLLLQWDALDHEFIEASTHGFAEYAASLRDLDWDSVLTATGLPQEQIERVARMVADSPRTITCWAMGLTQHKHSVPSIREITNVSLLRGMVGKPGAGLCPVRGHSNVQGDRTMGIWEKMPERFMAALEAEFGITVPREHGHDTVAAIRAMRDGKARVFMAVGGNFAAATPDTAVTEAALRSCDLTVQVSTKLNRSHIAHGRVALILPARGRTERDPQAGGDQFVTVEDSMSVVHRSQGRLEPASAALRSEVDIICGLAQTLFGTHQVPWGEFSADYDLVRDRISRVVPGCDSYNTKVREPDGFVLPHPPRDSREFPGTSTGKANFTANQLTVIHVPEGRLLLQTLRSHDQYNTTIYGLDDRYRGIKDARRVVLVNPDDLATLGLSDGSTVDLVSEWTDGDRRAPSFRIVSYPTARGCAAAYFPEANSLVPLDSTAETSGTPTSKSIVVRLEAQG from the coding sequence ATGCGCAAGCCGCCCGACAAGGATGTCGCCGAGTCCGACCTGACCGTGACCACCCCGAAGGAATGGGCCGCGGGGATACCCGGTGTCGCGGTCGCGCTCAAGCGCGGCGTCGAGCAGATGGGCGTGGTGCGCACGGCGAAGACGCTGCGGCTGCTCAACCAGCGTGAGGGCTTCGACTGCCCGGGCTGCGCGTGGCCCGAACCTCGGGGCAACCGCCACGTCGCCGAGTTCTGTGAGAACGGCGCCAAGGCCGTCGCCGAGGAGGCGACCAAGCGCCGGGTCGGGCCGGAGTTCTTCGCCGCGCACGCGGTGGCCGACCTCGCCGAGCGCACCGACTATTGGCTGGGCGCGCAGGGCAGGCTCACCGACCCGATGGTGCTGCGCGCAGGCGCCACGCACTACGAGCCGATCAGCTGGGACGACGCGTTCACCCTGATCGCCGACCAGCTCCGCGCACTGTCCACTCCGGACGAAGCGGTGTTCTACACCTCGGGCCGCACCAGCAACGAGGCCGCCTTCCTCTATCAGCTGTTCGCGCGCTCCTTCGGCACCAACAACCTGCCGGACTGCTCGAACATGTGCCACGAGTCCTCCGGCGCGGCGCTGAACGAGACCATCGGCGTCGGCAAGGGCTCGGTGTCGCTGGCCGACTTCGAGCAGGCGGCGCTGATCCTGGTGGTCGGCCAGAACCCCGGCACCAACCACCCGCGGATGCTGTCGGCGCTGGAAGCGGCGAAGCGGGCGGGCGCCAAGATCATCGCGGTGAACCCGCTGCCGGAGGCGGGATTGCTGCGGTTCAAGAACCCGCAGAAGCCCGGTGGCCTGCTCGGCAAGGGCACCGAGCTGGCCGACGAGTTCTGCCAGATCCGCCTCGGCGGCGACCAGGCCCTGTTCCAGGCCATCGGGCACCTGCTGCTCCAGTGGGACGCGCTCGACCACGAGTTCATCGAGGCGAGCACGCACGGTTTCGCCGAGTACGCCGCTTCGCTGCGAGACCTCGACTGGGACAGCGTGCTGACGGCGACCGGGCTGCCCCAGGAACAGATCGAGAGGGTCGCGCGGATGGTCGCCGACTCGCCGCGGACGATCACCTGCTGGGCGATGGGACTCACCCAGCACAAGCACTCCGTGCCGTCGATCCGCGAGATCACCAACGTGTCCCTGCTGCGCGGGATGGTCGGCAAGCCGGGCGCCGGGCTGTGCCCGGTGCGTGGCCACTCCAACGTGCAGGGCGACCGCACGATGGGCATCTGGGAGAAGATGCCGGAGCGGTTCATGGCCGCGCTGGAGGCCGAGTTCGGCATCACCGTCCCGCGCGAGCACGGCCACGACACCGTCGCCGCGATCCGCGCGATGCGCGACGGCAAGGCGCGGGTGTTCATGGCCGTGGGCGGCAACTTCGCCGCGGCCACCCCGGACACGGCGGTGACCGAGGCGGCGCTGCGGTCGTGCGACCTGACGGTGCAGGTGTCGACCAAGCTCAACCGCTCGCACATCGCCCACGGGCGGGTCGCGCTGATCCTGCCCGCGCGTGGGCGGACCGAGCGGGACCCGCAGGCCGGGGGCGACCAGTTCGTCACCGTCGAGGACTCGATGTCGGTCGTGCACCGGTCGCAGGGGCGGCTGGAGCCCGCGAGCGCGGCGCTGCGGTCCGAAGTGGACATCATCTGCGGGCTGGCCCAGACGTTGTTCGGCACGCATCAGGTGCCGTGGGGAGAGTTCTCCGCCGACTACGACCTGGTGCGCGACCGAATCTCGCGCGTGGTGCCGGGCTGCGACTCCTACAACACGAAGGTGCGCGAGCCCGACGGGTTCGTCCTGCCCCACCCGCCGCGCGACTCGCGCGAGTTCCCTGGGACGAGCACGGGCAAGGCGAACTTCACCGCGAACCAGCTGACGGTGATCCACGTGCCCGAGGGCAGGCTGCTGCTGCAGACCCTGCGCAGCCACGACCAGTACAACACCACGATCTACGGCCTGGACGACCGCTACCGCGGCATCAAGGACGCCCGGCGGGTGGTGCTGGTGAACCCGGACGACCTGGCCACACTGGGCCTGAGCGACGGGTCGACGGTCGACCTGGTGAGCGAGTGGACCGACGGCGACCGACGCGCCCCGTCCTTCCGGATCGTGTCGTACCCGACCGCCCGCGGCTGCGCGGCGGCGTACTTCCCGGAGGCGAACTCGCTGGTCCCGCTGGACTCCACGGCCGAGACGTCCGGCACGCCGACGTCGAAGTCGATCGTGGTCCGCCTGGAGGCTCAGGGGTAG
- a CDS encoding valine--tRNA ligase, whose protein sequence is MTQTSASPSIDLPQAWEPAAVEAELYQGWVDAGYFTADSASDKPPFSIVLPPPNVTGSLHMGHALNHTVMDALTRRKRMQGFEVLWLPGMDHAGIATQNVVERRLANEGLSRHDLGREKFIERVWEWKAEYGGKILDQMRRLGDGIDWTRERFTMDEGLSRAVQTIFKQLFEDGLIYRAERIINWCPRCRTALSDIEVDHSDDDGELVSIRYGDGANAIVVATTRAETMLGDTAVAVHPEDERYKHLIGTYVVLPLTGREIPIVGDEHVDPEFGTGAVKVTPAHDPNDFEIGQRHGLPSITIMDESAVITAHGPFLGLDRFEARPAVVAALRAEGRIVAEKRPYQHSVGHCSRCDTVVEPRLSMQWWVNVQPLALAAGDAVRDGRTKIHPPELAKRYFDWVDNMHDWTISRQLWWGHRIPVWYGPNDKVVCVGPDEEPPTGDEWTQDPDVLDTWFSSGLWPISTLGWPTQTSDLAKFYPTSVLSTGYDILFFWVARMMMFGLYAMDGVQPFDHVYLHGLIRDAQGKKMSKSRGNVIDPLDWLDRFGADATRFTLARGANPGSDMALAEEWAAGSRNFCTKLWNASRFALMNGATTAVPVPDRDSLTDADRWILDQADALVSEVDGMFDAFQFAKLCDALYHFTWDLYCDWYLELAKVQIAAGGERADSTRAVLGHVLDVVLRLLHPVIPFVTEVLWKSLTGKESIVVTDWPTATGTTADAGASRRVDGLQKLVTEIRRFRADQGLRPGQKVAARLSGVDAAGLSAHLDAVTALARLEAAGADFMPSASVEVPLADGTVTVELDLSGTVDVAAERKRLTKDLAVAEKELAQCEAKLGNPKFTDKAPADVVAKIQARRDVAAAEIDRITARIAALPAS, encoded by the coding sequence GTGACTCAGACCTCAGCATCGCCGTCCATCGACCTTCCGCAGGCCTGGGAGCCCGCCGCGGTAGAGGCGGAGCTGTACCAGGGCTGGGTAGACGCCGGTTACTTCACCGCGGACAGCGCCAGTGACAAGCCGCCGTTCAGCATCGTGCTCCCGCCGCCGAACGTGACCGGCTCCCTCCACATGGGCCACGCCCTCAACCACACCGTCATGGACGCGCTGACCCGCCGCAAGCGGATGCAGGGCTTCGAGGTGCTGTGGCTGCCCGGCATGGACCACGCGGGTATCGCCACGCAGAACGTCGTGGAGCGCAGGCTCGCCAACGAGGGACTGTCCCGACACGACCTCGGCCGCGAGAAGTTCATCGAGCGGGTGTGGGAGTGGAAGGCCGAGTACGGCGGCAAGATCCTCGACCAGATGCGCAGGCTCGGCGACGGCATCGACTGGACGCGCGAGCGGTTCACCATGGACGAGGGCCTGTCGCGGGCCGTCCAGACGATCTTCAAGCAGCTGTTCGAGGACGGCCTGATCTACCGGGCCGAGCGGATCATCAACTGGTGCCCGCGTTGCCGCACCGCGCTGTCGGACATCGAGGTCGACCACTCCGACGACGACGGCGAACTCGTCTCGATCCGCTACGGCGATGGCGCCAACGCGATCGTGGTGGCCACGACCCGCGCCGAGACGATGCTCGGTGACACCGCAGTGGCCGTTCACCCGGAAGACGAGCGCTACAAGCACCTGATCGGGACCTACGTCGTGCTCCCGCTCACCGGCCGTGAGATCCCGATCGTCGGCGACGAGCACGTCGACCCGGAGTTCGGCACGGGCGCGGTCAAGGTGACCCCGGCGCACGACCCCAACGACTTCGAGATCGGCCAGCGGCACGGCCTGCCGTCGATCACGATCATGGACGAGTCGGCGGTGATCACCGCGCACGGCCCGTTCCTCGGTCTCGACCGCTTCGAGGCCCGCCCCGCCGTGGTCGCGGCCCTGCGCGCCGAAGGCCGGATCGTCGCGGAGAAGCGGCCCTACCAGCACTCGGTCGGCCATTGCTCGCGCTGCGACACCGTGGTCGAGCCGCGGCTGTCGATGCAGTGGTGGGTCAACGTCCAGCCGCTGGCCCTGGCCGCGGGCGACGCCGTGCGCGACGGCCGGACCAAGATCCACCCGCCGGAACTGGCCAAGCGCTACTTCGACTGGGTCGACAACATGCACGACTGGACGATCTCGCGCCAGCTGTGGTGGGGCCACCGGATCCCGGTCTGGTACGGACCCAACGACAAGGTCGTGTGCGTCGGCCCCGACGAGGAGCCGCCCACCGGTGACGAGTGGACGCAGGACCCGGACGTCCTCGACACGTGGTTCTCGTCGGGACTGTGGCCGATCTCGACCCTCGGCTGGCCGACCCAGACCTCCGACCTGGCCAAGTTCTACCCGACCAGCGTCCTGTCGACCGGCTACGACATCCTCTTCTTCTGGGTCGCCCGGATGATGATGTTCGGGCTCTACGCGATGGACGGCGTCCAGCCCTTCGACCACGTCTACCTGCACGGCCTCATCCGCGACGCCCAGGGCAAGAAGATGTCGAAGTCGCGCGGCAACGTCATCGACCCCCTCGACTGGCTCGACCGCTTCGGCGCCGACGCCACCCGCTTCACCCTGGCCCGCGGCGCCAACCCCGGCAGCGACATGGCCCTGGCCGAGGAGTGGGCGGCGGGCTCCCGCAACTTCTGCACGAAGCTGTGGAACGCCAGCCGCTTCGCCCTGATGAACGGCGCCACCACCGCGGTCCCGGTCCCCGACCGGGACTCCCTGACCGACGCCGACCGCTGGATCCTCGACCAGGCCGACGCCCTGGTGTCCGAAGTGGACGGCATGTTCGACGCCTTCCAGTTCGCCAAACTCTGCGACGCCCTCTACCACTTCACCTGGGACCTCTACTGCGACTGGTACCTGGAACTCGCCAAGGTCCAGATCGCCGCCGGGGGGGAACGCGCGGACTCGACCAGGGCGGTGCTCGGCCACGTGCTCGACGTGGTCCTGCGGCTGCTGCACCCGGTGATCCCGTTCGTCACCGAGGTCCTGTGGAAGTCGTTGACGGGCAAGGAGTCCATCGTCGTCACCGACTGGCCGACCGCCACGGGCACCACCGCCGACGCGGGCGCTTCACGACGGGTCGATGGCCTGCAGAAGCTGGTCACCGAGATCCGCAGGTTCCGCGCCGACCAGGGCCTGAGGCCAGGCCAGAAGGTCGCCGCCCGCCTCTCCGGCGTCGACGCAGCGGGCCTGTCCGCCCATCTGGACGCGGTGACGGCGCTCGCCCGCCTGGAGGCCGCGGGCGCCGACTTCATGCCGAGCGCGTCGGTGGAGGTCCCCCTGGCGGACGGCACGGTGACGGTGGAACTGGACCTGTCGGGCACGGTCGATGTCGCGGCCGAACGCAAGCGGCTGACCAAGGATCTCGCGGTGGCGGAGAAGGAGCTCGCGCAATGCGAGGCCAAGCTCGGCAACCCGAAGTTCACCGACAAGGCCCCGGCGGACGTCGTGGCCAAGATCCAGGCCCGCCGGGATGTGGCGGCCGCGGAGATCGACCGCATCACCGCCCGGATCGCGGCCCTCCCCGCGAGCTGA